Genomic DNA from Candidatus Hydrogenedentota bacterium:
GTCCTGTGCGATAATAGGCCCCCATGGAGACATCCCCGATGAACGTGCGCTGGCACGACGTAAGCATCCCCATCCACGACGGCACGACGGTGTGGCCCGGCGACGACCCCGTGCGTCTGGTGGCGGCGAGCCGTATCGCGGAGGGTGCGAGCTGCAACACCTCAACGATTACTCTGCCCACGCACACGGGCACCCATTGCGACGCGCCATGGCACTTCGAAGAAGGGGGGCGAAAGTTGCATGAAATAGACCCGGAAGTCTATTTCGGCGAGGCGACGGTCATTCATTTGCCCGATGTGGAGCGGATCGAAGCTGAACACCTCGGCGCCAGCCCCCTGCCCCGCCGTGTGCTCTTCAAGACGAAGAACAGCGACTACCCGGTGAACGGCCCCTTCAATACCGCCTTTGTGGCCATAGCGCCGGAAGCCGCACGGCGACTGGTGGACGAAGGCGTGCGCCTTGTGGGTATAGACTACCTCTCCATTGCCCCCTACAAGAACTCCGGCCCAACCCACCACACCTTCCTGGAGAACGACGTGTTTGTGGTGGAGGGGCTCTGCCTGCGCGACGTGCCCGCCGGAACGTATCCATTTGTTGTGCTGCCCATGCCCATTCACAATGCGGATGGCGCTCCCTGCCGGGCCTTTGTGGGCCTGCCTCGATAAGGAAAACTCCCTTGTTTAGAATTCTCTGCCTCGCCGGATTGCCACTGATACTCTTGCTTGCCGGGTGCCCAAACACCGACAACGGGGCGATCCACGTCACGGGTGAGATCGAATCGCGCCACACTACGGCGGGTTCCCGAATCGGGGGACGGGTCATGGCCGTGCTGGCGGAAGAAGGCGACACGGTCGCGAAGGATGCGGTGGTGGTCCAGTTGGACGATGCCGAGGCGAAGGCCCTCGTCGCGGCCGCCGAGGCCCAGCTCGCGAGTCGGGAGGCCCTGCTGGCGAAGCTTGTGGCCGGCGCCACACCGGAGCAACTGCGCCAGGGGGAGGCCGCCGCCGCGGCAGCAGCCGCCCAACTCGCCATGGCGCTGAAGGGGGCAAGAAATGAAGAAATTCGGGCCGCCGCCGCCGCGCTGGACGCCGCCCAGGCCCAGCGCGACGTGGCCGTGAAGGAGTTTGACCGCGTCAAGAACCTGCTGAGTCAGGAGGTGGCCTCGCAGCGCCAGTTTGATCAGGCGAAGGCCGCGCTGGATGCGGCCGAGGCCCAGTTCAAGGGCGCGAAAGAGCAGCGCGATCTGGTGCTCAGCGGCGCGCGGGTGGAAGAGATCGACATGGCCCGGGCCTCGAATGACAAGGCCCAGGCCGCACTGGAGGAACTGAGAATCGGCCCGCGGGTGGAGGATATTGACGCCGCCCGCGCCGCGCGGGAAGCCGCCGCCGCCGACCTGGAGCGGGCCCGTGTGGGCCTCCGCGAAATGGCTATCGTCTCGCCGCAGAACGGGGTCATCGAGTCCCTCGATGTGCGTCCCGGTGATTTGGTGAAGCCCGGCCCCGTGGTGCGGATTGTGGATCCGGAAGATCTCGAAGTGACCCTTTTCGTCGGCGCGAAGATGCTCGGCCACCTCCAGCTCCAGCAGGAAATCACCTTTACGGCGGATGCTTTCGGCGCGGAGACCTTCACGGGCAAGATCAAGCAGATTGCGGCGGAAGGTGAATATACCCCGCGCAACCTCCAGACCGAGGAAGAGCGCGTGCAGCAGGTCTTTGGCGTGACCGTTGGCCTGGACTCCCACGGGGGCAAACTCCGCCCCGGCATGGCCGTGACCGCGCGCCTGCCCAAGATAAACGGGGCCAACTGATGGCCAGTGTCATCGAGGTCAAGAATCTCACGCGGCGCTTCGGCGGCATGACGGCTGTGGACAGCGTCAGCATGGAGATCGTGGAGGGCGATATCTACGGCTTTCTCGGCCCCAACGGCTCGGGCAAGACCACGCTCATCCGCATGCTCTGCGGCCTGCTCCACCCCACTTCAGGCACGGGGTCGGTGCTGGGCTACCAGCTTGTGCGCGACAGCGAGGCGATCAAGCGGAGCATCGGCTACATGTCCCAGCAGTTCAGCCTCTACGCTGATCTATCGGTGATGGAGAATCTGAAATTCTATGCGGGTATCTACGGCATCCCTCGTCGTGAGCGCTCGGATCGCATCGATGAAGTCATCGACATCGTGGGCATTGGCGATTTTCGAAAGCAGCTTGCGGGCCGGCTCTCGGGCGGCTGGAAGCAGCGCCTCGCCCTGGCCTGCGCCCTGGTGCACAAGCCCCGCCTCATGTTCCTCGATGAGCCCACGGCGGGCATCGACCCCGTGGCGCGCCGGGACCTGTGGAACCTGCTATTTGACCTGGCGGGCCAGGGCGTGACCTTTTTCGTCACCACGCACTACATGGACGAGGCGGAGCGCTGCAGCCACCTGGGCTATATTTACTATTCGAAACTAATGGTGCACGGCACACCCGGCGAGCTGAAGGCCCTGCCGGAGGTGACGCCCGAGGGCACGGCGCGCTATGAACTGCGCCTCCCCCGCGTTGCCGTGGCCATGCGACGCCTCAATGAAATGCCCTATGTAATGGATGCCACGATTTTCGGCGACGCGCTTCACGTGCTTGCGGAGAGCGGATCGGGCCCCCATCTGAAACGAGATCTGGAAAAGGACGGATTTCCCTCGGCGGAGGTCCGCGAAATTCCCGCCACACTGGAAGATGTCTTCGTAACCCTTACGCGGCTGCGGGCGAAGGAGCGCGCCGGTGTTTAAGGGTCTCGTCTCCATCATGTACAAGGAGTCCCGCCACATTTTGCGAGACCCGCGCACCCTCTTCCTCATGCTGCTGGTGCCCGCGGCCCAGTTGACCGTCTTCGGCTACGCGATCGACATGGATGTGAAGAATATCGCGACGGTGGTCTACAACCTGGACGGCCGGGCCGAGAGCCGGGCGCTCATAGACAGCTTTACCAATTCGGGCTATTTCACCATCAAGCGCGAAGTGACTTCCGGTGCCGAAGTGAACCACGCCATCGTCCGGGGCGAGGCCAAGATCGGCCTGATCATCCCCCACGACTACAGCGATCGCCTTTTGACGGGGGAACATACCGAAATTCAGGTATTGATCGACGGCAGCGACTCCACGGTGGCCATGCAGGCCCTCAACGTGAGCAACGCCATCGCCCTGCGTAAATCCATCGATTTGCTGGCCGATGTTTCCGGCGGTGCGACGGAACCGCCCATCGCGGCCCAGCCCCGGGTGCTCTTCAACCCCGACATGCGCACGGCGAACTTCATGGTGCCGGGCCTCGTGGGCATTATTCTCCAGATGATCACCATGCTGCTGACCGCCTTCGCCATCGTGCGGGAAAAGGAGACCGGCACCCTGGAGCAGCTCATGGTGACCCCCGTGTCGCGGCTGGGATTGATCCTGGGAAAGCTCCTGCCCTACGGCCTGGTGGGCATCATGGAAACCGTGTCGGTGCTGGTGCTCATGCGCTTCCTCTTCCAGGTGCCCATCGCCGGAAGTGTTTTCCTGCTGGCGGGCTTCACGCTCATTTTTCTCTTCACGGCGCTGGGCCTCGGACTCCTCGTCTCTACCTTTGCGGGCAACCAGATCCAGGCGCTCCAGTTCTCTTTCTTCATCATTCTGCCTTCGGTGCTCCTGTCGGGATTCATTTTCCCGCAGGACTCCATGCCCCACATCATCTACCTGATCGGACAGGCGGTGCCCGCGACGTATTTTATCCAGATCCTGCGGGGTATCATCCTGCGGGATACGGGCTTTGAAGACTTGTGGATGAACGGCGTGATCCTGGCGTGCATGGGCGTATTTGTGCTCACCCTGGCCACCCTGCGCTTCCGGAAGAACCTGGGGTAAATCCAAGCATTTGTACCGCTACCTCCGGGACACAAACTTTATGAAAATCGTGAACAGCCAGCACTATTTGCTCAACCCATGGAGCATCTCATGCGACCCAGAAAAGTGAAGATCGACCCCGCGCGCCGAGCGCAGATTGTGGCCAATGCCCGAAAGCATCAGGCGGAGCGGGCGGGTGGTTATCGCGAACAGGCCCTGAAGCTATTCCCCCATGTCTGCGCCCGTTGTGCCCGTGAATTCGAAGGGCCGAATCTTCGCGAGTTAACCGTCCACCATAAGGATCACAATCACAATAACAATCCGCCGGACGGCAGCAACTGGGAATTGCTCTGCCTCTACTGTCACGATGACGAGCATCAGGATGCGGTCCAGCGCGAAGCCGGTACGAGCCCCGGCGCGATCGGGCGCACGGAAGTAACGCTGGGCTTCAATGCCTTCGAGGGTCTGAAAGGCTTGCTGGGAACGGCGGACGAGGACAAGGACTGAAGCCGTAAGGGATTGAAAGTACAAGGCGGTTGCAGTGTGATTCATTGTCCAAGGCTCTGCTATCCCATTCTGCCGCATCGGTCGTTTAAGTCCCTTCCGTCCTTTAAGTCTCTTTCTCCGATTGACCGCACCTTTCCCCCGTGCTAAACTCCGAACACGTTCAGAACGGAGCACCCCATGAGCACCCCCAAGCCCAAGAAAAGCGAAGTTACCAAGGCCCACATCCTCAATACGGCCCTTGCCCTTTTTCAGGAGCATGGCTTCGAAAAAACCACCATGCGCATGATTGCAGCCGCTTGCGAACTATCCCTCGGTGCGGCCTACTACCACTTTGAAACCAAGGAAGCGCTGGTGCTGCACTTCTATGCCCAGACCAGCGCCGAGGCCCGCGAATACAACCAGCAAATCGTGGCCCGTTCTCACGACTTCAAGGAGCGCATGACCGCGCTGCTCCAGTTCAAGCTGGAGCAGATGACCCCTTTTCGGGAGCTGGCCGCCGTCCTCGCGCGGCAGGCGGCGGACTGGAATCACCCCCTTTCCCCCTTCAGCGCCCAGTCTACCCCCATGCGCAACGAGGCCATCAGCCTTATTGACGATGTGATTGCCGGAAGCAACCTGAAAGCCTCGGCTGTGCTGCGCCCTCACCTGGCAAAGATCCTGTGGCTCTACCAGATGGGGATCATCCTCTTCTGGGTAAACGACACCTCGGCGGAGCAAGAGCGCACGAAAAATCTCATCGGGGTCAGTCTGGGCCTCATCGAGAAATTCATCCGCGCCTCTGCGCTTCCCTTCATGCGCGGGCTGAACCAATCCGCGGTGAAAATCGTGGAACTGGTGGAAAGCAGCGCCACCCGCACAACCCCGTCTTGACCGCCCGTCGCCCCATGCCGCCCCGACAAGCAACCTCAATCTTCCTGACGGCGGCACGCAAGCGCCGAATCGCAGCGCTCCACACACCCCTTGAGGACCTCTACGCGCGGTACAACCAGCGCTGCTACGTGGACCCCGATCCGCTGGCACCACTTTACGGCTATTCGGCCCCGCAGGATCAGGAAATCATCGGGCTGATCACGGCTTCCCTGGCCTTTGGCAATGTGAAACAGATTCTGAAGAGCATTGAGCTGGTCCTCCACGCGCTGCCAGAGCCCGCGCAATCACTTCCCGGCCTGTCGAATAGCGAACTGAATCGGCGCCTCGCCGGATTTCGCCACCGTTATGTCACGGGGGTGGAAATGGCCTCGCTGCTGACGGGCGCGGGCACCCTTCTCCGGGAACACGGAACCCTCGGCGCAGCCTTTACCGCGATGGATGAGCCCGAATCACCCACGATTCTGCCCGGTCTCACCCGCTTCGTCCATGCGCTGCGGGACAAAGGACCGCTGGCAAAGAACTATCTGTTGCCCGATCCTGCGCTGGGCAGCGCGTGCAAGCGGTGGTTCATGTATTTGCGATGGATGGTGCGGTGTGACGCGGTGGATCTAGGCCTCTGGCGTTATCTGGGCGCCCACCGGCTTGTCATTCCCGTGGACACGCACATGCACCGCGTGGCCCTCGGCCTCGGCCTCACGAAGCGCAACAGCGCCGACCTCAAGACTGCGCTGGAGATCACCCGGGCCTTCCAGGTGGTGTGTCCCGAGGACCCGGTGCGCTACGACTTTTGTCTGACGCGTCTCGGCATTCGCGACGACGGAGACATGGCTGGGTTTCTTTGCGAGGCGATGAAGAAGTAAAGCGCGGGTCGCCGCGCTTACGCTCCCTCGGCCAGTTTCATTTTCACTTCGCCCGCATGGCGCACGGCGGTCCAGATCACATCGCACACGGCGTCGATCGTGGCTTCGCACATCGCGGTGCCGGTGGGCAGGCAGAGCACCCGCTCCGACAAACGCTCCGTATGGGGCAGGCGAAGACGCGCCTCGGGGAAGAGGGTCTTGTAGGGCTCCATGCGGTGGCAGCAGGGATAAAAATAGCGCCGCGCGAGAATATTCTCCGCGTGAAGCACCTTCAGCAGCTCGTCCCGGCTCAAGCCCGCGCTCTCTTCGTCTACTTCGACGATCACATACTGGTAATTGCGCTGCTCCAGGGTTTCATCGGTGAGCAGCACGACGCCGGGCAGGTCCGCGAGACGGAGGTCGTAGCGCGCCATGTTGCGGCGGTTCACTTCAACGAAGGTGTGCATGCACTCCAGCGAGGCCAGCCCCATGGCCGCGCTGGCCTCGGTCATCTTTCCGTTGATTCCCAAATAGACCACGGAATCCGGGCCATCGAAGCCGAAATTTTTCATCAATCGAAGTCGCCGGGCCAGATCGCCGTCGTTGGTGACAATGGCGCCGCCTTCAAAGGCGTTCAGGAACTTCGTCGCGTGGAAACTGTACACCTCGGCATCGCCAAAGCTGCCGATCATTTTTCCTTTGTGCGAGCATCCGAAGGCGTGGGCCGCGTCGTAGAGCAGCTTCAGATTGTGGCGCTGAGCCACTTCCGCAAGTCCCTCCACATCGCAGGGCTGGCCCCAGAGATGGACACCGATAATGCCGGTGGTTCGCGGGGTAATCAGCGACTCCACCTTTTTCGGATCGAGGGTGCGCGTGCGGGGATCGATATCACAGAAGACCGGCGTGATTTCCTGCCACTGGAGCGCATGGGCCGTGGCGACGAAGGTAAAGGACGGCACGATGACTTCGCCCTTCATCCCCAGCGCGCGGATGGCCAGCTCCAGGGCCACGGTGGCATTGCACGCGGCGATGCAGTGCTTCACACCGGCGGCTTCCGCGATGCGCGCTTCAAATTCCTGCACAAAGGGGCCGTTGTTGCTGAGCCAGTTTCGATCCAGCATCTCCTCCATCCGCGCCAGAATCGCCTTGCGATCACCAATATTCGGGCGCCCGACGTGGAGCGCTTGCTCAAATGCAGGCGGGGCGCCAAACACGGCGAGGGACTCTACTGCGAAGATGGTTTCTTTGACGGTGGTAGGTGCCACGATGATCTGCCTCGACGTCCGGATGCCACCCCGCACAACGGGCCAGCGGGGACCAGTGAACTATACCTGCAAGTGGACCCGAATTTCACGAAGGGGACAGGATGAAGGATGAAGGATGAAGGGTGAAGGATGAAGGATGAAGGGTGAAGGATGAAGGGTGAAGGGTGAAGGATGATACGCGTCGTCAAATCCGCGCCCCCATAAGACCCATAAGACCCATAAGACCCATAAGACCCATAAGACCCATAAGACCCATTCATAATTCATGATTCATAATTCATAATTCACCTTCCCCCAGCGCCACACGTGCAGCACAAAAAGCAGGCCCTGCTCCACGAACTTCATCGCGACCAACCCAGTCAGCCCGGCCCCGTACCACGCTGGCACCGCGAGCGCAAGGCTGGCCACGCGCGAGATGAGCGTGGGCACCATAATCCCGCCGCGATCACCCACAGCGCGGAAGTAGACATTGAAGGTCAGATTCGCCGGCGTCACGATCAACACCAGGGAACAAAGCTGCACCAGGGCCATGGACTCGGGAAACTTCGGGAAGAAAAACTGGATGATGAGGCTGCTGAGTACAAAGGAGGCCGCCGCCGTTGCCATACCGCCCAGGAGCAGATACAGCAGTTTTCGCCAGGTGAGCTTCATTGTTCCGTTGGCGAAGCGCGCAGTAAACACGGCGAATGCCGGGATGAGCACCGAACGCAGCTTCGTGTAGGGCAGCAGGCCGAGATAGAGAATCTCCAACTGCCGCTCCGAACCGAGGCTGCCCACGAGCACCTTGTCAAAATGGTTTTCCACCATGACCACACCACTCACCAGCGTCACAAAGGTGGCAAAGGAAAAGAGGTCGGGGTCATTGCGCCGATCCGTGATGGCGCCCGCGCAATGAAAACAGATGAAGCCCGCGAGCAGCACGTGGGAACCAAAATAGGCCGCGATGGCCGCCCACGCATCGTCGGGACGCCAAAGGGCCGCGAGAATAACGGCAATAACTCGACCGGTGAACAGGAGGGTGGTCCAGGCGCTCTCCCGCGCGAACTGCTGCTTGCCGTTGAGGTAGGCGGTGTAGTTCAGCAGGGGCCGGTAGAGCGGAAAAAAGAGGGCGCACAGGGCCACGCTGATTGCCGTCTCCCGATTGCCCGTCACGCCCCAGTTCCACGCGGCCAGCCCCGCCAGCAGGACGGCCCCGCTGAAGGACACTAGCGCCGCGCGCCGAGTTCCCACGATGAAAGAATAGTCATAGCCGCGCGCCACGGATCGGGAAAGGCTGTCGCCGATACCCATGTAGGAAAAGACCGCGAACAGCTCCATGAGCGAGATGGCGTAGATATAGCCCCCGAAGAGATTGCCTCCGGTAAAATTGGCAAGATACCATGTAAGCACGACGCTCGAAACAAGCTGCGCGCCGGTTTGCATCAATTTCCACGGCGCGCCGCTCACGAAAAAGCGCACATCCCCGTGGGACCAGATGCGGCTAAGCCTCGCGCGCATGACGTTGACTCCCGAGGCGCTGCTTCAGCCCCTTGAATGATGCGGGAACGAGCAGGCGCAACATGTCGGGCACCAGGTGCATGAGCTCATGCCACGGACGCCGGTGCAGGCGGTGATATTTCCATCGGATCGCCAGGCTGCAGCGCAACTGGGGCTTCCAGCGCGCGTAGGAAATGGCAGAGAACTCGTGGGTACTTCGCTGGCAGAGGGGCTCGGGCAAATTATGGCCGCGGGTGCACTCGAGCAGGCGGAAGTAAAGATCGTAGTCCTGAGCGTAGGGGAACGCGGGATCATAACCGCCGCACGCGCGCAGGCAATCGAGGCGCACCACGATTGTTGAATGAATAAAGGGGCAGAAGCGCGGGAGTGCACTCGCAATGGCGTCGTGCTCAACGGGTTTCCGCTTCACCACGACGGCGCCGGTCTGGCGGTTGGTGTCCTCGCTCCAGCACCCGATCAGGCCTGTATCCGGATGCGCCGCGCAATACGCGAGCTGTCGCGCCAGCTTTGCGGGATGCCAGGTATCCCCCGCGTCAATGCGGGCAAGCCAAAGGCCCCGTGCTTCGTCCACACCCCGCTTCAGCGCGCGGGTCAGCCCTGCATTGGCCTCCAGCGTGATAAATCGCACGCGCGGGTCCCGCGCGGCAAACTCACGGATTATGTCACCCGTTTCATCAGTTGACCCGTCATCCACTACGATGCATTCCCAATCCGCCATGGACTGAGCAAGCACGCTATCCAGCGTGGCGGACAGCGTCGTAGCGGCGTTGCGGGCCCCGATGACGATGGAGACCGTGGGCGATGTGGTGAAATCAGGGGACATGGTTGGCTCAAGGTGGCGGCTTCGGCGCGTATTCTACGGCGCGCGGGTGGGCAAAACAATTTGCCGCATGGGACTGTTGCTTAATGCAGGCTGATTCGCGCGGACCAATTGCGGACCCAGCGGCTGTTACGAATCTGCCGCCAGAGGCGACCGGTCGCGCCGGGTGGATGGTGGGCATCGTGGATGAAGTCCTCGGTCATGCGCCGCTCTTCCGCCGCGATCCAGGCCGCAGGCCAGGGCCTGAGCGGGGTGCTTGGTGACACGCGGTCGATTCGATTGGAGAAATTATTGAAAGCGGTGGCATACAGCTCCGTGGCGTGAAGTGCGGACTGTTCCCAGCGGTAGCCATTGATTATCGTGGTCACCGCCGCGCGGGCAATAGACGCGCAGCGCGTCGGATCGCCCATCAGGGTCGCCGTGCACGCTGCAAACGCAGGGGCATCGTCGAAGGGCAGCAGGAAACCGTTTTCGCCATTTCGGATCGCTTCGGGCACCATCCCTACTTGCGTCGAAAGACAACAGACACCGGAGGCCATGGCCTCCAGCACAGGCACCGGGCCGCCCTCGATGGTGGAGGTGCACCAGTAGACGTCCATGGCGCGATAGAGGGCCGCGAATTCCGCCTCGCCCACGACAAAGGGCTTCCAGAGACACTGGACGCCCGAGGAAGACAGGGACGCGATGAATTCCCCCCATCCTGGACCGACTATCAGGACTTGCGGGACGTGGCCCATTCCGAGTAACACCCGCATGCCTTTCACGAAGGTGTCGGTGCCCTTGCGCCCGCCCGCGTCGCTCGATCGCTTCCCCACGAAGCCTATAGTGAAGCATCCCGGATCCAGACCGAGTGCGGCGCGTATTGCAGGCTTCTCTTCCACCGCCGGTGGTCGAAAAGTTTCCGCTTGGATGCCATAGGGAACGATGGCAAGTTTCTGCTCGTCCACGCCGGATTCACACAGGCGCCCGTACCACTGGCGAGAAGCGGTCATTACAGCGTCGGCGCGATCAACGCTGCCCATGCTCGAAGCACCCTGCACGTGGTGGATCGTGGTCACCGTGGCAATGCGCCCGCAAAACGCGTCGATGGTCTTGTTGGCGTCTTGTGGCGTAAGAAAGTGCGCCAAATCAAAATGCCCGGCGTAACGTTCCAGCCCAGGCAGCGCGCGGAGCACGGGTCCTGAGCATAGGGTGGCGTCGATGCCGGGTGTATGGGTCGCGATGGCCCGGGCGATAGTGCCGCAAATCCAATAGGGCACATCGGGCACGAGCAGCACGCGCAGGGGTTGGTTCACGGTACGCCGCCCTGTGAAACGTCCACATAATTCAAGTCACGAATCAATTCAAACTGGCTTTTCCAGTCCCGCAGTGGCGTACACCAGTCTCCCGCGCGGCGAACATCTTCCGTGGCGCCATTCCGGTCGCTGAGATTGTCCTGGAACGCGAGCCCCTCCAAGCTATCTGCAAAGCCGTCTTGAAAGCGGCGGGGGTGAATGAAAAAAGCATTGACGCCATTGGAATCGACCGTGACGAAGCGATAGCCCCGAGAGCCGAGGAGCGCATGCCAGGCTTCAAGTGAGGCGCCATAATAAAGTCGCGTCGGGTGCGCCGCCATCCGCGAAAAACCGGGATCATAAGGTACGGTGATCGCCCTTTCGGGGCCGAAGGCGCTGTTGTACTCGACCACGACAATGCCGGGGCTAAAGCCGAGCGACAACACCGCCTCCAGAATATGGTAGTCGATGCCGTCAATATCGAGTATGAACACATCGGGGTTGCGATAGGGGCAGCGCTTCATCAGCTTCTCGATATTGTCCCGATCCACCAACTCCTGCACGGCGGAGACATTGTGGCAGCGCAGTTCACGGATCACCCGTTTGCAGCGCGCCGTCAGTCGCGGATTCCCCTCCACCATCACCCCGCCATAACGCCGCGCGAAGGCCAGCCAGGCCGAGCAATTCTGCAGACCATCCGCCGAGCCGATTTCCATGAAGAAACGATTTCGCTCCAGCATCCGAGCACAGAGATAATCGATGATGCCATCCTCCCCGTGCTGGCTGAATCCGGAAAACTCCCACGACAGGGGCCGCGTCGGGTCCACCTCGCGCGCCGCCGCCGTGGCCGCCGCGCGGGCATAGGCGGCCGCCACCCGTGACTGGCATTCCAGGCGCTCGGGCGTGCGCAGCACGTGGAGGATTTTCTTCATCATCCGATACATGGCATCTCTCGCAGATTCTCAGACAAGCGAACGGTAAGCCGCCGCGAACTCGGCCACTGTCTGGTCCAGGGTGAAATCCTTCAGCACGCGGTCCCGCGCGGCCGCGCCCCACTCCAGGCGCTTGTGGGGCGATTCTACACAGTCAGCGATGGCCTCGACCAGATGGCGGGTGCCACCACGCTGAAACAAGAGTCCATTTTCTCCGTCCACGATGATCTCCCGCGCGGATGGGAAGTCCGACACCAGACAGGGCAGGCCGGTGCCCATGGCCTCCAGCAAGGCCATCGGAAAACCCTCTGCCTCCGATGCCATTACATACCCGTCGAGGGCATGAAGTACGGGCAGGACATCTTCCCGGAAGCCCGCAAAGTGCACGCGATCCGTCAGGCCATGATCTCCGCACCAGGCTTTCAGCGCGCCTTCCTCCGGCCCGCTTCCCGCCACGAGCAGGCGCAATTGGGGATACCGTTCGCGACAGGCATGGAGGGCCTCGCACACCCGGCGCTGTCCTTTGTCCAACCTGATGCGGCCCGTCATGCCCAGCACAAAGTCGTCCGGCCCAATGCCGAAACACGTCCGGGCCTCCGCACGCTCGGCCGCACTCGGCGGGCAAAAGCGCGAGGGGTCAATGCCATTGTAGATGATTCGCGTTTGCACCGGCGTGATCACGCTGGCCGCCGCGGCTTTGGAGCAGGCCAGCAGCACATCGCATTTGCGATAGCGGGTGCGCTCCATCCACTGCTGGCTCAGGCTGCCGCCGCCGCGAATATGGTGAAGGTGCTCCACCAGTCGAGGGGGCCGCGCCCACTCCGAAAAGAGGCACGACGGCGCGCCGTGGGCATGGACGATATCCGGCGCTTCGGCGCGAAGCAGCCCGCGCAGTTTCCAGGGGATGCGCGGGTCCCATCGAGAGGCCGCCAGATGGCGCGGTGGAATTCCTCGCTCCGCAAAAGCTCCCGAAAAGGCCCCCGGCCCATGGAGTACCGCCAGGGTGCAGTCGATGTCCAGATCCGCCAGTCGAGGGAGCACGGAAAGCAGCAGGGTCTGGACGCCCCCCAATTTCATACTGTCCACCACATGGACCACGCGCAACCGACGCCCCATCTCAGGCACCCGACCCCGCGGCGGTGCGATAATGGGCAAGATAGGCCGCGGCAACATCGTTCCAGCCCCGGGCCTCCGCCTTCGCGCGGGAATGTGCGCCGTGGCTGCGGATCAACGCGGGCCGTTGCAGATAGGCGTTGAGCGCCCGGGCAATATCGGCACCGTCCGGTGCGATGAAATCGCCGTTAAGTCCCGGCTCGATCAGCTCCAGCGCACCACCCGTCCGCGTCTTGAGGATGGGCAGGCCCGAGGCCATGGCCTCCAGCACGGTGTTGCTCATCCCT
This window encodes:
- a CDS encoding cyclase family protein, translated to MNVRWHDVSIPIHDGTTVWPGDDPVRLVAASRIAEGASCNTSTITLPTHTGTHCDAPWHFEEGGRKLHEIDPEVYFGEATVIHLPDVERIEAEHLGASPLPRRVLFKTKNSDYPVNGPFNTAFVAIAPEAARRLVDEGVRLVGIDYLSIAPYKNSGPTHHTFLENDVFVVEGLCLRDVPAGTYPFVVLPMPIHNADGAPCRAFVGLPR
- a CDS encoding HlyD family efflux transporter periplasmic adaptor subunit, with the protein product MFRILCLAGLPLILLLAGCPNTDNGAIHVTGEIESRHTTAGSRIGGRVMAVLAEEGDTVAKDAVVVQLDDAEAKALVAAAEAQLASREALLAKLVAGATPEQLRQGEAAAAAAAAQLAMALKGARNEEIRAAAAALDAAQAQRDVAVKEFDRVKNLLSQEVASQRQFDQAKAALDAAEAQFKGAKEQRDLVLSGARVEEIDMARASNDKAQAALEELRIGPRVEDIDAARAAREAAAADLERARVGLREMAIVSPQNGVIESLDVRPGDLVKPGPVVRIVDPEDLEVTLFVGAKMLGHLQLQQEITFTADAFGAETFTGKIKQIAAEGEYTPRNLQTEEERVQQVFGVTVGLDSHGGKLRPGMAVTARLPKINGAN
- a CDS encoding ABC transporter ATP-binding protein; amino-acid sequence: MASVIEVKNLTRRFGGMTAVDSVSMEIVEGDIYGFLGPNGSGKTTLIRMLCGLLHPTSGTGSVLGYQLVRDSEAIKRSIGYMSQQFSLYADLSVMENLKFYAGIYGIPRRERSDRIDEVIDIVGIGDFRKQLAGRLSGGWKQRLALACALVHKPRLMFLDEPTAGIDPVARRDLWNLLFDLAGQGVTFFVTTHYMDEAERCSHLGYIYYSKLMVHGTPGELKALPEVTPEGTARYELRLPRVAVAMRRLNEMPYVMDATIFGDALHVLAESGSGPHLKRDLEKDGFPSAEVREIPATLEDVFVTLTRLRAKERAGV
- a CDS encoding ABC transporter permease, with amino-acid sequence MFKGLVSIMYKESRHILRDPRTLFLMLLVPAAQLTVFGYAIDMDVKNIATVVYNLDGRAESRALIDSFTNSGYFTIKREVTSGAEVNHAIVRGEAKIGLIIPHDYSDRLLTGEHTEIQVLIDGSDSTVAMQALNVSNAIALRKSIDLLADVSGGATEPPIAAQPRVLFNPDMRTANFMVPGLVGIILQMITMLLTAFAIVREKETGTLEQLMVTPVSRLGLILGKLLPYGLVGIMETVSVLVLMRFLFQVPIAGSVFLLAGFTLIFLFTALGLGLLVSTFAGNQIQALQFSFFIILPSVLLSGFIFPQDSMPHIIYLIGQAVPATYFIQILRGIILRDTGFEDLWMNGVILACMGVFVLTLATLRFRKNLG
- a CDS encoding HNH nuclease family protein; protein product: MRPRKVKIDPARRAQIVANARKHQAERAGGYREQALKLFPHVCARCAREFEGPNLRELTVHHKDHNHNNNPPDGSNWELLCLYCHDDEHQDAVQREAGTSPGAIGRTEVTLGFNAFEGLKGLLGTADEDKD
- a CDS encoding TetR family transcriptional regulator, producing the protein MSTPKPKKSEVTKAHILNTALALFQEHGFEKTTMRMIAAACELSLGAAYYHFETKEALVLHFYAQTSAEAREYNQQIVARSHDFKERMTALLQFKLEQMTPFRELAAVLARQAADWNHPLSPFSAQSTPMRNEAISLIDDVIAGSNLKASAVLRPHLAKILWLYQMGIILFWVNDTSAEQERTKNLIGVSLGLIEKFIRASALPFMRGLNQSAVKIVELVESSATRTTPS
- a CDS encoding TIGR02757 family protein, with the translated sequence MPPRQATSIFLTAARKRRIAALHTPLEDLYARYNQRCYVDPDPLAPLYGYSAPQDQEIIGLITASLAFGNVKQILKSIELVLHALPEPAQSLPGLSNSELNRRLAGFRHRYVTGVEMASLLTGAGTLLREHGTLGAAFTAMDEPESPTILPGLTRFVHALRDKGPLAKNYLLPDPALGSACKRWFMYLRWMVRCDAVDLGLWRYLGAHRLVIPVDTHMHRVALGLGLTKRNSADLKTALEITRAFQVVCPEDPVRYDFCLTRLGIRDDGDMAGFLCEAMKK
- a CDS encoding aminotransferase class I/II-fold pyridoxal phosphate-dependent enzyme produces the protein MAPTTVKETIFAVESLAVFGAPPAFEQALHVGRPNIGDRKAILARMEEMLDRNWLSNNGPFVQEFEARIAEAAGVKHCIAACNATVALELAIRALGMKGEVIVPSFTFVATAHALQWQEITPVFCDIDPRTRTLDPKKVESLITPRTTGIIGVHLWGQPCDVEGLAEVAQRHNLKLLYDAAHAFGCSHKGKMIGSFGDAEVYSFHATKFLNAFEGGAIVTNDGDLARRLRLMKNFGFDGPDSVVYLGINGKMTEASAAMGLASLECMHTFVEVNRRNMARYDLRLADLPGVVLLTDETLEQRNYQYVIVEVDEESAGLSRDELLKVLHAENILARRYFYPCCHRMEPYKTLFPEARLRLPHTERLSERVLCLPTGTAMCEATIDAVCDVIWTAVRHAGEVKMKLAEGA